Proteins encoded by one window of Synechococcus sp. MVIR-18-1:
- a CDS encoding glycosyltransferase, protein MIIDILVPAYNEAASLPELIDRIIVSISLAQSDSGILDKSLDFDYKIYIGDNYSSDNTLEVVQMLQSKYPGKIYLVQNHRNYGYEHSAWNLFRLSRGNAAVHILSDLEDPPELVGELIVGWLLRDVSIDSIFASKLTNKTELYFYQFFRRLFYLLSRIFLRIKLPVGYHGVGIYSDFVIKDAVWLFSRSSLNIRSCLVSCSDSFASIHYKKMLRKHGKSSLNFRRNAAIAVESIFKQDRSYHTLIAIMCIFSFIFFLFCTIFALFNQILFKVYPSGTLTLSTIIGAFAITTSLSIYLLSSQISSIPKTRRTLKVRYTIK, encoded by the coding sequence CTCAATCTGATTCTGGGATTTTAGATAAATCGCTAGATTTTGATTATAAGATTTACATAGGTGACAACTATAGCTCTGATAACACCTTGGAAGTTGTTCAGATGCTTCAATCAAAATATCCTGGCAAAATATATCTTGTTCAGAATCATAGAAACTATGGTTACGAACATTCCGCCTGGAATCTTTTTAGGTTATCTAGAGGTAATGCTGCTGTTCATATTCTGTCTGATCTTGAGGATCCTCCAGAGCTTGTTGGTGAGCTTATTGTTGGTTGGTTACTCCGTGATGTCTCAATAGATTCAATCTTTGCATCTAAACTGACTAATAAAACTGAATTGTATTTTTATCAATTCTTTAGACGACTTTTCTATCTGCTTTCTCGAATATTTTTACGTATTAAGTTACCTGTCGGTTATCATGGCGTTGGTATTTATAGTGATTTTGTGATTAAGGATGCTGTTTGGCTTTTTAGTCGTTCCTCACTTAATATTAGATCTTGCTTAGTAAGCTGTTCGGATTCTTTTGCTTCTATACATTATAAGAAAATGCTAAGAAAGCATGGTAAATCATCTTTGAACTTTCGACGAAATGCAGCAATCGCAGTTGAAAGTATTTTCAAGCAAGATCGCTCTTATCATACTTTAATTGCCATTATGTGCATCTTTAGCTTTATCTTTTTCCTTTTTTGTACAATTTTCGCACTCTTCAACCAAATATTATTTAAGGTCTACCCAAGTGGTACTTTGACGCTATCTACTATCATTGGTGCATTTGCGATTACCACAAGTCTTTCAATTTATTTGTTGTCTTCTCAGATTTCTTCTATACCTAAAACAAGGAGAACACTTAAAGTCCGTTACACTATTAAATAA